In Maridesulfovibrio ferrireducens, one DNA window encodes the following:
- a CDS encoding HD-GYP domain-containing protein — translation MSGSKGSEYLIEIDRLRPGVFIRLQGVPWYRHPFLTSSFRIKDFDQIETLRALNVKKVICVPDESLTTPLDVSRKSKVAPHSVLPGENPVPDGYYDEKNKRIKVLREKKASVARAVKKYSLSLSQIETLMLSISRGNDQFIEDAIQFSSDLSSYFLEDCESIMHVLNIQDDQNDSLYYHSLNVTVLSLILGRSIGLAETEMRDLAMGAMFHDIGKSKIEKKILRKKGKLTNVERSVIQKHPFYGVQILSKNENFPKEAMKIVYQHHERCDGKGYPKKMQFNELSKLTKILSVANFYDGLINKHDSSKSLTPYQALSYMYTKYSGMLDKESLSVFIRCMGIYPPGTIVLLNNDQIGMVVSVNLAKPLSPSIVLYDPQIPKKEALILDLEHESDFTITDSVSPAKLSNDVYEYLSPRSRITYFVDPDSVSEV, via the coding sequence GTGAGTGGTTCAAAAGGCTCCGAATATCTGATTGAAATAGATAGATTAAGGCCTGGAGTTTTTATAAGACTTCAAGGGGTTCCATGGTATAGGCATCCTTTTTTGACAAGCAGTTTCAGGATTAAGGATTTTGATCAGATAGAGACACTTAGAGCCTTGAACGTTAAAAAAGTAATATGTGTTCCTGATGAAAGTTTAACGACTCCACTTGATGTATCCCGCAAGAGTAAGGTGGCACCTCATTCTGTGCTTCCCGGCGAAAACCCTGTTCCGGATGGTTACTACGATGAAAAAAATAAGCGGATTAAAGTTCTTCGTGAGAAGAAAGCTTCTGTGGCTAGGGCTGTAAAAAAATATTCATTGTCTCTTTCTCAAATTGAGACTCTGATGCTTTCCATAAGTAGAGGGAATGATCAATTTATTGAGGATGCTATTCAGTTCTCAAGTGATCTTTCCAGCTATTTTTTGGAAGATTGTGAATCTATAATGCATGTGCTGAATATTCAAGATGATCAGAATGACAGTCTTTATTACCATTCTTTAAACGTGACCGTGCTTTCTTTAATCCTTGGGAGATCTATAGGGCTTGCAGAAACAGAAATGCGTGATTTGGCTATGGGGGCGATGTTTCACGATATAGGTAAATCAAAAATAGAAAAGAAGATTTTGCGTAAGAAGGGGAAGCTGACGAATGTGGAGCGATCTGTAATTCAGAAACATCCGTTCTATGGGGTACAAATTTTATCCAAGAATGAAAACTTTCCCAAAGAAGCGATGAAGATTGTGTATCAACATCACGAAAGGTGTGACGGAAAGGGGTATCCCAAAAAAATGCAGTTTAATGAACTTTCTAAACTGACAAAGATTTTATCTGTGGCCAATTTTTACGATGGACTCATAAACAAGCATGATTCATCCAAATCGCTTACTCCTTATCAAGCCCTTTCTTATATGTATACCAAGTATTCAGGAATGCTGGATAAAGAAAGTCTTTCTGTTTTTATAAGGTGTATGGGAATTTACCCTCCCGGGACTATTGTGCTTTTAAATAATGATCAGATAGGGATGGTTGTTTCAGTAAATCTGGCTAAACCTTTGTCACCAAGTATTGTTCTTTATGATCCGCAAATACCTAAAAAAGAAGCTTTGATTCTTGATCTCGAACATGAAAGCGATTTTACTATTACGGATTCTGTTTCACCGGCAAAGTTGTCGAATGATGTTTATGAATATCTGTCTCCGCGAAGCCGTATTACATATTTTGTTGATCCTGATTCGGTTTCGGAGGTTTAG
- a CDS encoding SpoIIE family protein phosphatase, with amino-acid sequence MKIRWKILLILLMFSLLPLIIIRAHGLNTLTDLGSDLQTQTRVTLLERATDNLAQMAEGTAARLNLEDRLYRTTIKTLQNEAENLLTKNVLSTPHSVPFITTPEGAQNIPKLYVHPDYKKSAMMGRGMRLQQGNQTISHKKGDLIDLPISTEHISFWLPQGLSTNEAMPSINKLTPLLHTFQACSQTLNELALWQEVALESGLQATFPAHKSIPPKYDPRISHWYKEVKQTLHTLWTDPAPDPATKSLCYRLSSPLFNDKDEFIGAASLVVPVGTAISSALLMSTKKNVKIMMVLSDHKNQENKDKLLIVGRNEGSSNEKTSIQARGHLWQIPPEPEWIYESNPEFATLVKDITIQQSGVLQIKDNGIPSLWTYSPINKSLALLVIIPVTDFTAEADEAEQYVSESISRQIKDTTLIALSIIAVLGFVAYFVSQNLSSPIRRISEAVIKVGQGDWGARADLHSKDELGELAENFNLMVPQLREHSSILQALSLADEAQQNLLPKSTPKFSGAEIGAKCVFSEKTGGDYFDFIDCATCGNEIFATAIGDVSGHGVSAALLMTSARAYIRALTGQGRPLVEVISKVNTLITEDCAQTGHFMTLFTAICDTKKKTINWIRAGHDPALIYDPETDNFDELIKTGLAIGVDEYYLYKENFTQLKAGQILTLYTDGIWEAHSPKGEQFGKLQLREIIRDCCDKPAQEIVEEIHKQVSDHRRGLPLEDDCTVIIIKFL; translated from the coding sequence ATGAAAATTCGCTGGAAAATACTCCTCATACTGCTCATGTTTTCTCTGTTGCCGCTGATCATAATCAGAGCGCACGGATTAAACACCCTGACAGACCTCGGTTCCGATCTTCAGACTCAAACAAGGGTTACTCTGCTTGAACGCGCAACAGACAACCTTGCCCAAATGGCTGAAGGGACCGCCGCCAGACTCAATCTTGAAGATCGATTGTATAGAACAACTATCAAGACTCTGCAAAATGAAGCTGAAAACCTGTTAACAAAAAACGTACTGTCTACCCCGCACAGTGTGCCCTTTATAACGACTCCAGAAGGTGCGCAGAATATACCGAAACTTTATGTTCACCCGGATTATAAAAAATCAGCTATGATGGGCCGCGGCATGCGCCTTCAACAGGGGAATCAGACGATTTCACATAAAAAAGGAGATCTCATAGATCTCCCAATCTCAACGGAACATATTTCTTTTTGGCTGCCACAAGGGCTATCAACTAACGAAGCAATGCCATCAATAAATAAACTAACCCCTTTGCTCCACACCTTTCAAGCATGCAGCCAAACTCTCAACGAATTAGCATTATGGCAGGAAGTCGCCCTTGAAAGTGGATTACAGGCAACGTTCCCTGCACACAAATCTATCCCTCCGAAATACGACCCTCGAATCAGTCATTGGTACAAAGAAGTTAAACAAACACTTCATACTCTCTGGACAGACCCTGCTCCCGATCCGGCAACAAAATCCCTTTGTTACCGCCTTTCCAGTCCTCTGTTTAACGACAAAGATGAATTCATAGGAGCAGCTTCTTTAGTTGTCCCGGTAGGAACAGCTATCAGCAGTGCTCTGCTCATGAGCACCAAAAAGAACGTTAAAATAATGATGGTCTTATCAGATCATAAAAATCAGGAAAATAAAGACAAACTCCTGATTGTCGGACGCAACGAGGGGTCTTCTAACGAAAAGACATCGATACAGGCACGCGGACACCTCTGGCAGATCCCGCCCGAACCGGAATGGATTTATGAAAGCAATCCGGAATTTGCAACCCTTGTAAAAGATATTACAATACAGCAATCCGGCGTTCTTCAAATAAAAGACAATGGAATTCCGTCACTCTGGACTTACAGCCCTATCAATAAATCTTTGGCCCTGCTGGTCATAATTCCGGTAACAGATTTTACAGCTGAAGCTGACGAAGCGGAACAATACGTAAGTGAAAGCATCTCCCGGCAAATCAAAGATACAACCCTTATAGCTTTATCCATAATCGCGGTCCTTGGATTTGTAGCTTATTTTGTATCGCAGAACTTATCCTCGCCTATCCGCCGGATATCAGAAGCGGTAATAAAAGTCGGACAAGGCGACTGGGGAGCAAGAGCCGACTTACATTCAAAAGATGAATTAGGAGAACTGGCTGAAAACTTCAATCTCATGGTTCCGCAACTTAGAGAACATTCGTCTATACTTCAGGCCTTATCGCTGGCAGATGAGGCTCAGCAAAATTTGCTTCCTAAATCCACACCCAAATTTTCAGGGGCGGAAATCGGAGCCAAGTGTGTTTTCTCCGAGAAAACAGGTGGTGATTATTTTGATTTCATAGACTGCGCCACATGCGGAAATGAAATTTTCGCCACAGCAATTGGAGATGTTTCCGGACATGGAGTCAGCGCAGCGTTGCTTATGACCAGCGCAAGGGCGTACATACGCGCTCTGACCGGACAGGGGCGTCCTCTTGTTGAAGTTATAAGCAAAGTTAACACACTTATAACAGAAGACTGCGCACAGACCGGTCATTTTATGACATTGTTCACTGCAATCTGCGACACTAAAAAGAAAACAATTAACTGGATTCGGGCCGGGCACGACCCGGCTCTGATCTATGATCCCGAAACGGATAATTTTGATGAACTGATAAAAACCGGGCTGGCTATCGGAGTAGATGAATATTATCTCTACAAAGAAAATTTTACCCAATTGAAAGCAGGACAAATTCTTACTCTCTACACAGATGGAATATGGGAAGCACACAGTCCGAAAGGTGAACAATTCGGTAAGTTACAACTTCGCGAAATTATACGCGACTGTTGTGATAAGCCTGCACAGGAAATAGTAGAAGAGATCCACAAACAAGTTTCAGACCACAGGAGAGGTCTTCCGCTTGAAGATGACTGCACAGTCATCATAATTAAATTCTTATGA
- a CDS encoding TIGR00730 family Rossman fold protein produces the protein MKSLCIFLGANPGNDEKYAEAARNMGRELAKRKITTIYGGSDMGLMGILAESALEAGGKVIGVIPDSLVKKNVSHPNLTELHVTESMHERKALMAELSDGFIAMPGGIGTMDEIFEIFTWAQLGFHNKPCGLLNIDGYYDKLLDFLGSVVEEGFLKGVHKDMLLTASSPAGIIDSFAGYEPPVVSKWVEKAKVEIRKQQ, from the coding sequence ATGAAAAGTTTATGTATTTTCCTCGGAGCAAATCCAGGAAACGATGAAAAATATGCTGAAGCGGCTCGTAATATGGGCCGGGAACTGGCTAAACGTAAGATAACTACAATTTACGGCGGTTCAGATATGGGCTTGATGGGAATTCTTGCTGAAAGCGCACTCGAAGCCGGAGGAAAAGTCATCGGTGTTATTCCCGACAGCCTCGTAAAAAAAAATGTTTCTCACCCTAACTTAACTGAACTGCACGTCACAGAGTCCATGCACGAACGCAAAGCTCTGATGGCGGAACTTTCTGACGGATTTATAGCTATGCCGGGCGGCATCGGCACTATGGATGAAATATTTGAGATCTTTACATGGGCGCAGCTTGGATTTCACAATAAACCCTGCGGGCTGCTTAATATTGACGGATATTACGACAAGCTTCTCGACTTTCTGGGAAGCGTTGTGGAAGAAGGATTCTTAAAAGGCGTACACAAAGACATGCTTTTAACGGCAAGCTCTCCCGCCGGAATAATTGACTCGTTTGCCGGATATGAACCGCCTGTCGTCTCCAAATGGGTGGAAAAAGCAAAAGTGGAAATTAGAAAACAACAATAA
- a CDS encoding HD domain-containing phosphohydrolase translates to MHRVLFVDDDVASHLLFKQFLKKLPEVVCVSNGEEGLQLLKERDDFKVIISDYDMPLMNGIEFLSKAKEVRPQVVRILLSGRADLQVAVEAVNECDVFRLLTKPCSAKVLKIALRDAFEHHRVITSEKELMNKTVRSVIHLISDVTSLLKPERYTRTARILPLVKALCRKFSEADRWSTEVAAVLSVVGFIFLPDSLMAKVEDGAVLSGSDYKTYLQHTRYSSKLISGIPRFENVATILSLQEANCVQDQRDGGFSGDEVPLGSRILKVVSDYDRLSLGGRPKGEVLSMLKRRADRYDQNVLNGLIDILGDDATYYLREVYPLGLERGMILAQDVFGDIKGQRVKFLAKGQKLSDAMIDYIYKNSESIMDITQKIVIRENLVIETAVDGGDLM, encoded by the coding sequence ATGCACAGGGTCTTATTTGTCGACGACGATGTGGCCAGCCATCTTTTATTTAAGCAATTTCTTAAGAAATTGCCGGAAGTTGTGTGTGTTAGCAATGGTGAAGAAGGGCTACAGCTTTTGAAGGAGCGTGACGACTTCAAAGTTATAATTTCTGATTATGATATGCCTTTGATGAATGGTATTGAGTTTTTATCAAAAGCCAAAGAGGTGCGGCCTCAGGTTGTTCGTATTCTGCTCAGTGGACGGGCCGACCTGCAGGTTGCAGTCGAAGCTGTAAACGAATGTGATGTCTTTCGCTTATTGACTAAGCCATGTTCTGCTAAGGTTTTAAAAATTGCATTGCGTGATGCTTTTGAACATCACCGGGTTATTACTTCGGAAAAAGAATTGATGAATAAAACAGTCCGAAGTGTAATCCATCTTATAAGTGACGTTACTTCTCTTCTGAAGCCGGAAAGGTATACACGCACAGCTCGGATTTTACCTTTAGTAAAAGCACTTTGCCGTAAATTCAGTGAAGCAGATAGATGGAGTACTGAAGTCGCCGCAGTGTTGTCGGTTGTCGGTTTTATTTTTCTGCCGGATTCACTCATGGCTAAAGTTGAAGACGGAGCGGTCCTTTCCGGGAGTGATTACAAAACATATTTGCAGCATACTCGTTATTCCTCAAAATTAATTTCCGGTATTCCCCGTTTTGAGAATGTTGCAACAATATTGTCCTTGCAGGAAGCTAATTGTGTGCAGGATCAAAGGGATGGAGGTTTTTCCGGTGATGAAGTTCCCTTAGGATCCAGAATTCTTAAAGTTGTATCTGATTATGATCGCTTGAGTTTAGGAGGACGACCGAAAGGAGAAGTTCTTTCAATGCTTAAAAGAAGAGCAGACCGTTACGATCAGAATGTGCTTAACGGTTTGATTGATATCCTCGGAGATGATGCGACTTATTATCTTCGGGAAGTTTATCCGCTTGGACTTGAGAGAGGAATGATCCTTGCCCAAGATGTGTTCGGAGATATTAAGGGGCAGCGTGTAAAATTTTTGGCAAAGGGGCAGAAGTTGAGTGATGCTATGATCGATTATATTTATAAAAATTCTGAAAGTATCATGGACATCACTCAAAAAATTGTAATTCGTGAGAATCTTGTCATCGAAACAGCCGTTGATGGCGGGGATTTGATGTGA
- the rocD gene encoding ornithine--oxo-acid transaminase — MKSSEYIELEDRFGAKNYKPLDVVLERGEGVWVWDVDGKKYMDCLSAYSAVNQGHCHPKIKKAMLEQVEKLTLTSRAFRNDQLGPFYEELCALTGSHKVLPMNSGAEAVETAIKAVRKWGYLVKGVPEDRAEIIVCADNFHGRTITIVGFSTDPTSRKGFGPFTPGFKVIPFGDFKALENAITPDTVGFLVEPIQGEAGVIIPPDGYFKKVREICTANNVSLILDEIQTGLGRTGKLLAEEHEEIEADLTLIGKALSGGFYPVSAVLSNSEVLGVLKPGEHGSTFGGNPLACAVARAALKVLTEENLIDNARDVGAKFLAGLKEIKNPKIKEIRGRGLLLAVEFKSDAGGARSYCEKLKEQGLLCKETHNNIIRFAPPLVITPEQVDWALERINPTLST, encoded by the coding sequence ATGAAGTCGTCTGAATACATAGAACTGGAAGATAGGTTCGGAGCCAAAAATTACAAACCTCTTGATGTAGTTCTTGAACGAGGCGAAGGAGTCTGGGTTTGGGATGTCGACGGCAAAAAATATATGGACTGTCTCTCTGCTTATTCAGCTGTTAATCAAGGACACTGCCATCCCAAAATAAAAAAAGCCATGCTGGAGCAAGTTGAAAAACTTACTCTCACCTCAAGAGCTTTCAGAAACGACCAACTGGGCCCTTTTTATGAAGAACTATGTGCTTTAACCGGATCACACAAAGTTTTACCGATGAACAGCGGAGCTGAAGCTGTTGAAACAGCCATCAAAGCTGTCAGAAAATGGGGCTATCTTGTTAAAGGAGTCCCTGAAGACCGTGCAGAAATAATAGTCTGTGCCGACAATTTTCACGGAAGGACTATCACCATTGTCGGATTTTCAACAGATCCGACATCACGCAAAGGATTCGGACCATTCACTCCCGGTTTCAAAGTTATTCCGTTCGGCGATTTTAAAGCACTTGAAAATGCAATTACACCCGACACTGTGGGTTTTCTTGTTGAACCGATACAAGGCGAAGCAGGAGTTATCATTCCACCGGATGGATATTTCAAAAAAGTACGTGAGATATGCACGGCAAACAATGTGAGTTTGATTCTTGATGAAATCCAAACAGGGCTGGGACGTACGGGAAAATTGCTTGCCGAGGAACACGAAGAAATCGAGGCTGATCTAACACTGATAGGCAAAGCTCTCTCGGGAGGTTTTTATCCAGTCTCAGCAGTGCTTTCCAATTCAGAAGTTCTGGGGGTTCTAAAGCCCGGCGAACACGGCTCGACCTTTGGTGGAAATCCGCTTGCATGCGCAGTGGCAAGAGCTGCCCTCAAAGTCCTGACTGAAGAGAATCTCATTGATAACGCACGGGATGTAGGTGCAAAATTTTTAGCAGGACTTAAAGAAATCAAAAATCCTAAAATCAAAGAAATCAGAGGACGAGGCTTACTTCTGGCTGTTGAGTTTAAATCAGATGCAGGAGGGGCCAGAAGTTACTGTGAAAAACTAAAAGAGCAAGGACTGCTATGTAAAGAAACTCATAACAATATAATCAGGTTCGCTCCCCCACTGGTAATAACTCCCGAACAGGTAGATTGGGCTTTAGAGCGGATCAATCCTACATTATCTACATAA
- a CDS encoding hybrid sensor histidine kinase/response regulator, translating into MNTYLHTKNSFKCIVAVLSFCFLLWGAFPASAFQEELRFERLSLDQGLSQSSILCMLQDSKGFLWFGTYDGLNRYDGRQMKIYSKSKLPGSISDGNVRTLYEDSSGVLWVGTKSGGLNAYNRNKDTFTSFTPDKNNPDSISGKNVTSIYEDSKGQLWIGTENGLNLFDRTSLTFKKFKHTNDPFSISHDEIRSIYEDKQGRLWVGTAKGLNLFLEKEHKFKHFFNDPEDEKTLCGDTVLCFYQNKENQLWIGTKEGISILDTADNSFKTIFRSLEINDIFQDRAENLWLGTIEGLGKRDPETATAKPEKMEFTFFKHNQLDPQSLSDNKVTHVIEDRSGVLWVGTYADGLSKLTPKMQAFGIIRYQPWKKDTLPGKEISAVLEDREGLVWIGTYKNGLSSYNPQTGDLKNFSSKSPEPWNLPGDKINCIFQDSKGLIWVGTRKKGVFVIDKNKGIQTRYRRDKKNKNSLSQNNIWWINEGSQGYIWIGTSKKGLNRLDRKTGNFKLYKHSDSDPNSLAHNRVRNIFEDSKNNFWICTNAGMDLMNRSDGTFIHHKSNPDNPNSISNNRVTPVAEAADGSLWIGTDAGLNRFDPATGLFTRYTQKNGFANDGIQGLCLDSDGDIWVSTFKGISHLNPKNGKILNFGISDGLQGIEFWINSYNKGQSGKIYFGGLNGMNMFYPKDIKINPTPPPVVITALNILNSPAELATNITETKEITLSWKDAMFSFSFAALDYQNPHLNKYKYKLEGFNDNWLNAAEGSATFTNFNHGSYVFKVKASNSDGIWNETGTSIKINITPPFWRTWWFIASVLALVLLMIFVVIHFRVKSIEKQRKKLAALVDERTADLNTEIKEHMKTEEELENAIIKAEEANKAKSAFLASMSHEIRTPLNSIIGIADLLKGTELDEEQGEYVNIFESSGEILLSIINDILDFSKLEADHVKLEAIPIDLLQEVESILYLQAAAASSRDIELISIYKPDVPEFVIGDPTRLRQIILNILSNAVKFTSCGEVSITVSRAANTHQPDNLTITIDDTGVGIDPAQLEAIFAPFSQADSSTTRKFGGSGLGLSISKKLTELMGGSISATSVPGEGSSFEITIPLPRDRESQSFLKPDLSGINIIVAAHNYKTLNSICEMLNYFKATTTPCTNTDSLKALLLSPQGHKSNLLILDLNLENGVHMLESLRDAEKTIPPVILLQRGASFDRRLIDNKLIYAGTTKPIIRRQFLRGILDVLDIGSNEDHLSADNKVILPQMKILLTEDNIPNRELIRHFLKSSHATLVMASNGEEGLKLALNDKFDIILMDMEMPVMDGYQFLNQFRMVEKNTHGKRTGVIALTAHASADYRKKCLDAGADEFLSKPIKQAVLTQKIFNLYNRMKKE; encoded by the coding sequence ATGAATACATATTTACATACCAAAAACAGTTTCAAGTGCATAGTCGCAGTGCTTTCCTTTTGTTTCTTACTTTGGGGAGCATTTCCGGCTTCAGCTTTTCAAGAAGAACTTAGATTTGAACGGCTTTCTCTGGACCAAGGGCTATCTCAGTCCTCTATTCTATGCATGTTGCAAGATTCTAAAGGATTTTTGTGGTTTGGAACATATGACGGCCTAAACCGTTACGACGGTCGGCAGATGAAAATTTATTCAAAATCTAAATTACCGGGCTCAATTTCAGACGGAAATGTTAGAACTCTGTACGAAGATAGCTCGGGAGTTCTCTGGGTAGGAACAAAAAGCGGCGGACTGAATGCGTACAACCGTAATAAAGATACTTTTACAAGTTTTACACCGGACAAAAATAACCCCGACTCCATTTCCGGAAAAAACGTCACAAGTATATATGAAGATTCTAAGGGGCAGTTATGGATAGGTACAGAGAACGGCCTTAACCTTTTTGACAGAACATCCCTTACTTTTAAAAAATTTAAGCATACCAATGACCCGTTCAGCATCAGTCACGATGAAATTCGCTCTATTTACGAGGACAAGCAAGGCCGTCTCTGGGTAGGAACTGCCAAGGGATTGAACCTTTTTCTTGAAAAAGAACATAAATTTAAACATTTTTTCAACGATCCCGAAGATGAAAAGACCCTTTGCGGCGACACGGTGCTCTGCTTTTACCAAAACAAAGAAAATCAATTATGGATAGGAACCAAAGAAGGCATCTCTATTCTTGATACCGCTGACAATTCATTCAAAACTATCTTCAGGTCATTAGAAATAAACGATATTTTCCAAGACAGAGCAGAAAACCTCTGGCTCGGAACTATTGAGGGACTTGGCAAAAGAGATCCTGAGACAGCTACGGCTAAACCTGAAAAAATGGAATTCACATTTTTTAAGCATAACCAGCTTGATCCGCAAAGCCTCAGCGACAACAAGGTTACTCATGTTATTGAAGACCGTTCCGGAGTTTTATGGGTTGGCACCTACGCTGACGGACTAAGTAAGCTGACCCCTAAAATGCAGGCTTTCGGTATAATAAGATATCAACCGTGGAAAAAAGATACACTTCCCGGAAAAGAAATCAGCGCAGTTCTCGAAGACCGTGAAGGTCTAGTCTGGATAGGCACTTATAAAAACGGATTAAGCTCCTATAATCCTCAAACCGGAGACCTTAAAAATTTCAGCAGCAAATCCCCGGAACCGTGGAATCTTCCGGGTGACAAAATTAACTGTATATTCCAAGATTCTAAAGGTCTTATATGGGTCGGAACCCGTAAAAAAGGCGTATTTGTTATTGATAAAAATAAAGGGATTCAAACCAGATACCGCCGTGACAAAAAAAATAAAAATTCTCTAAGTCAAAATAATATCTGGTGGATTAATGAAGGCAGTCAAGGATACATCTGGATCGGCACCAGCAAGAAAGGGCTGAATAGACTTGATCGCAAAACCGGAAATTTCAAGCTTTACAAACACTCTGACTCTGACCCGAACAGCTTGGCGCATAACCGCGTGCGTAATATTTTTGAAGACAGTAAAAACAACTTCTGGATCTGTACAAATGCAGGCATGGATCTGATGAATAGATCTGACGGCACATTTATTCACCACAAAAGCAATCCTGATAATCCGAACTCAATATCAAACAACAGGGTTACTCCCGTTGCGGAAGCAGCGGACGGTTCCCTTTGGATCGGGACTGACGCGGGCCTCAACAGATTCGACCCCGCAACAGGTTTATTCACCAGATACACGCAGAAAAACGGTTTTGCCAACGACGGCATCCAAGGTCTTTGCCTCGATAGCGACGGCGATATATGGGTTTCTACATTCAAAGGAATTTCCCATCTGAACCCTAAAAACGGTAAAATATTAAATTTCGGGATTTCGGACGGATTGCAGGGAATAGAATTCTGGATAAACTCTTACAATAAGGGTCAAAGCGGTAAAATATATTTCGGCGGACTTAACGGAATGAACATGTTTTACCCGAAAGATATTAAAATAAATCCCACCCCGCCACCTGTCGTCATTACGGCTTTAAACATTCTTAACAGCCCGGCCGAACTGGCAACAAACATTACTGAAACTAAAGAAATCACTCTTTCATGGAAAGATGCCATGTTCTCCTTCAGCTTTGCTGCACTGGACTACCAGAACCCGCATCTGAATAAATATAAATATAAATTGGAAGGTTTTAACGACAACTGGCTTAACGCAGCCGAAGGGTCCGCAACTTTTACAAACTTCAACCACGGCAGTTACGTCTTCAAAGTTAAAGCGTCCAATAGCGATGGCATCTGGAATGAAACAGGAACATCAATCAAAATCAATATTACTCCGCCATTCTGGAGAACATGGTGGTTTATAGCATCAGTTCTGGCCCTAGTCCTTCTGATGATTTTTGTGGTGATTCATTTCCGGGTAAAATCAATTGAAAAACAAAGAAAAAAGCTGGCCGCATTAGTTGATGAAAGAACGGCTGACCTGAATACTGAAATTAAAGAACACATGAAGACAGAGGAAGAGCTGGAAAATGCCATTATAAAAGCCGAAGAAGCGAACAAGGCTAAAAGTGCCTTTCTAGCAAGTATGAGTCATGAAATCCGTACTCCTCTTAACTCTATCATCGGAATTGCCGACCTGCTCAAAGGAACGGAACTTGATGAGGAACAGGGAGAATATGTAAATATTTTTGAATCTTCCGGTGAAATACTACTGTCCATAATCAATGACATTCTTGATTTTTCAAAACTGGAAGCAGACCACGTCAAACTTGAAGCTATACCCATTGACCTGTTGCAGGAAGTTGAATCAATTTTATACTTACAGGCCGCGGCAGCATCTTCACGCGATATCGAGCTTATATCCATATATAAACCGGACGTGCCTGAATTTGTTATTGGCGATCCGACTAGATTACGTCAGATTATACTGAATATTCTTTCCAATGCGGTTAAATTCACATCCTGCGGAGAGGTTAGTATTACTGTTTCCCGCGCGGCGAATACTCATCAACCTGACAATCTGACCATCACCATAGATGACACAGGCGTAGGTATTGATCCGGCTCAATTGGAAGCAATCTTTGCTCCTTTTTCGCAGGCAGATTCCTCTACCACGAGAAAATTCGGGGGATCAGGTCTTGGACTATCCATCAGTAAAAAATTGACAGAGCTTATGGGCGGATCAATCTCCGCTACAAGTGTTCCCGGTGAAGGAAGTTCTTTTGAAATCACTATCCCTCTTCCCAGAGATCGTGAATCTCAATCATTTCTTAAACCGGACCTGTCAGGGATTAACATCATTGTAGCCGCTCATAATTACAAGACTCTTAATTCAATCTGCGAGATGCTCAATTACTTCAAAGCAACTACAACCCCTTGCACGAACACAGATTCCCTGAAAGCGCTCCTGCTCTCTCCGCAAGGGCACAAATCCAACCTGCTGATTCTTGATCTCAACCTTGAGAACGGCGTTCACATGCTTGAATCTCTCCGAGACGCCGAAAAAACAATTCCTCCGGTTATACTCCTTCAACGCGGTGCGAGCTTTGACAGAAGACTCATTGACAACAAACTTATTTATGCCGGGACCACAAAACCCATAATACGAAGACAATTTCTTCGCGGCATACTGGACGTACTGGACATAGGCTCTAATGAGGACCATCTCTCCGCTGATAATAAGGTAATTCTTCCTCAAATGAAGATTCTCCTGACTGAAGATAATATTCCTAACCGGGAATTGATCAGACACTTCCTCAAAAGTTCGCACGCAACCTTGGTAATGGCTTCGAACGGAGAAGAAGGGCTTAAACTTGCCCTGAATGATAAGTTTGATATTATTTTAATGGACATGGAAATGCCTGTAATGGACGGCTACCAATTCCTGAATCAATTCAGAATGGTTGAAAAGAATACTCATGGAAAGCGTACAGGAGTCATAGCTCTGACCGCCCATGCTTCTGCGGACTACCGGAAAAAATGTTTAGATGCCGGAGCAGACGAATTTCTATCCAAGCCTATTAAGCAAGCTGTACTAACTCAGAAAATTTTTAACTTATATAATAGAATGAAAAAAGAATGA